A single region of the Denticeps clupeoides chromosome 18, fDenClu1.1, whole genome shotgun sequence genome encodes:
- the zdhhc24 gene encoding putative palmitoyltransferase ZDHHC24 translates to MAISATKAWGRVERACRHMPVVLNTVLVLSITAEVSYLVLLEAPRDPDQRTSGWPAAWKGAHLLAQYFMLANITWNAWLFVTTSPSVRGVFLGGEAMGQGWRYCYACETHTPPRCSHCYDCNVCVLRRDHHCVFFGRCVGFRNYRYFLSCLLHMWAGLLYAVVMNAEVFIVILKEGVTLHSIMLLLVPWIMLVSGQVTARAFAFAFIADTCVVGFLLVAAFLFFHIVLMLRGQTTREWYSSRRPYSLGTLGNIRECLGSRWYLCWLCPLIPSPLPGDGIHFKVTGSLEPTVR, encoded by the exons ATGGCTATTTCGGCCACCAAAGCGTGGGGCCGCGTGGAGCGCGCCTGCCGGCACATGCCCGTGGTGCTGAACACGGTGCTGGTGCTCTCCATCACCGCGGAAGTGAGCTACCTCGTCCTCCTGGAAGCCCCCCGCGACCCCGACCAGAGGACGTCCGGCTGGCCGGCGGCGTGGAAAGGGGCGCACCTGCTGGCGCAGTACTTCATGCTGGCCAACATCACGTGGAACGCGTGGCTGTTCGTGACGACGAGCCCCAGCGTCCGCGGAGTTTTCCTGGGCGGGGAAGCCATGGGTCAGGGCTGGAG GTACTGCTACGCCTGCGAGACACACACCCCTCCACGATGCTCGCATTGTTATGACTGCAACGTGTGCGTGCTGCGACGCGACCACCACTGTGTGTTTTTCGGCCGTTGTGTGGGCTTCCGCAACTACCGCTACTTTCTCAGCTGCCTGCTGCACATGTGGGCAGGCCTTCTGTACGCCGTGGTGATGAACGCTGAGGTGTTCATTGTCATCCTGAAGGAGGGGGTGACCCTGCACAGCATCATGCTGCTGTTGGTGCCGTGGATCATGCTGGTGTCTG GTCAGGTAACAGCACGAGCATTTGCCTTTGCTTTCATCGCCGACACCTGCGTTGTGGGCTTCCTGCTGGTGGCCGCCTTTCTGTTTTTCCACATAGTGTTGATGCTGAGGGGCCAGACCACCCGGGAGTGGTATTCCAGCCGTCGACCCTACAGCCTGGGGACCCTGGGCAACATCAGAGAGTGCCTGGGGTCCCGCTGGTACCTGTGCTGGCTCTGCCCCCTCATCCCTTCCCCACTGCCTGGAGATGGCATTCATTTCAAGGTCACAGGGTCACTTGAGCCAACAGTGCGGTAA